A portion of the Enterobacter sp. SA187 genome contains these proteins:
- the rpoC gene encoding DNA-directed RNA polymerase subunit beta', translated as MKDLLKFLKAQTKTEEFDAIKIALASPDMIRSWSFGEVKKPETINYRTFKPERDGLFCARIFGPVKDYECLCGKYKRLKHRGVICEKCGVEVTQTKVRRERMGHIELASPTAHIWFLKSLPSRIGLLLDMPLRDIERVLYFESYVVIEGGMTNLERNQILTEEQYLDALEEFGDEFDAKMGAEAIQALLKSMDLEKECEQLREELNETNSETKRKKLTKRIKLLEAFVMSGNKPEWMILTVLPVLPPDLRPLVPLDGGRFATSDLNDLYRRVINRNNRLKRLLDLAAPDIIVRNEKRMLQEAVDALLDNGRRGRAITGSNKRPLKSLADMIKGKQGRFRQNLLGKRVDYSGRSVITVGPYLRLHQCGLPKKMALELFKPFIYGKLELRGLATTIKAAKKMVEREEAVVWDILDEVIREHPVLLNRAPTLHRLGIQAFEPVLIEGKAIQLHPLVCAAYNADFDGDQMAVHVPLTLEAQLEARALMMSTNNILSPANGEPIIVPSQDVVLGLYYMTRDCVNAKGEGMVLTGPKEAERIYRAGLASLHARVKVRITEYEKDAQGEFVAKTSLIDTTIGRAILWMIVPKGLPFSIVNQALGKKAISKMLNTCYRILGLKPTVIFADQTMYTGFAYAARSGASVGIDDMVIPEKKTEIISEAEAEVAEIQEQFQSGLVTAGERYNKVIDIWAAANDRVSKAMMDNLQTETVINRDGVEEQQVSFNSIYMMADSGARGSAAQIRQLAGMRGLMAKPDGSIIETPITANFREGLNVLQYFISTHGARKGLADTALKTANSGYLTRRLVDVAQDLVVTEDDCGTLEGITMTPVIEGGDVKEPLRDRVLGRVTAEDVLKPGTADILVPRNTLLHEQWCDLLEANSVDSVKVRSVVSCDTDFGVCAHCYGRDLARGHIINKGEAIGVIAAQSIGEPGTQLTMRTFHIGGAASRAAAESSIQVKNKGSIRLSNAKSVVNSSGKLVVTSRNTELKLIDEFGRTKESYKVPYGAVMAKGDGEQVAGGETVANWDPHTMPVITEVAGYIRFTDMIDGQTITRQTDELTGLSSLVVLDSAERTAGGKDLRPALKIVDANGNDVLIPGTDMPAQYFLPGKAIVQLEDGVQISGGDTLARIPMESGGTKDITGGLPRVADLFEARRPKEPAILAEISGIISFGKETKGKRRLVITPVDGSEPYEEMIPKWRQLNVFEGERVERGDVVSDGPEAPHDILRLRGVHAVTRYITNEVQDVYRLQGVKINDKHIEVIVRQMLRKATIENAGSSDFLEGEQAEYSRVKIANRELEANGKIAATYARDLLGITKASLATESFISAASFQETTRVLTEAAVAGKRDELRGLKENVIVGRLIPAGTGYAYHQDRMRRRAAGELPAAPQVTAEDASASLAELLNAGLGGSDNE; from the coding sequence GTGAAAGATTTATTAAAGTTTCTGAAAGCGCAGACTAAAACCGAAGAGTTTGATGCGATCAAAATTGCGCTGGCCTCGCCAGACATGATCCGTTCATGGTCTTTCGGTGAAGTTAAGAAGCCGGAAACCATCAACTACCGTACGTTCAAACCTGAGCGTGACGGCCTTTTCTGTGCGCGTATTTTCGGGCCAGTAAAAGACTATGAGTGCCTGTGCGGTAAGTACAAGCGCCTGAAACACCGTGGTGTGATCTGTGAGAAGTGCGGCGTTGAAGTGACCCAGACCAAAGTGCGCCGTGAGCGCATGGGCCACATCGAACTGGCCTCTCCGACTGCGCACATCTGGTTCCTGAAATCTCTGCCGTCCCGTATCGGCCTGCTGCTGGATATGCCGCTGCGCGATATCGAACGTGTTCTGTACTTCGAATCCTATGTGGTTATCGAAGGCGGTATGACCAATCTGGAACGTAACCAGATCCTGACCGAAGAACAGTATCTGGACGCGCTGGAAGAGTTCGGTGACGAATTCGACGCGAAAATGGGTGCGGAAGCGATCCAGGCCCTGCTGAAAAGCATGGATCTGGAGAAAGAGTGCGAGCAGCTGCGTGAAGAGCTGAACGAAACTAACTCCGAAACCAAGCGTAAAAAGCTGACCAAGCGTATCAAACTGCTGGAAGCATTCGTGATGTCTGGCAACAAGCCAGAGTGGATGATCCTGACCGTTCTGCCGGTTCTGCCGCCAGATCTGCGTCCGCTGGTACCGCTGGATGGTGGTCGTTTCGCAACGTCGGATCTGAACGATCTGTATCGTCGCGTTATCAACCGTAACAACCGTCTGAAACGTCTGCTGGATCTGGCTGCGCCGGACATCATTGTACGTAACGAAAAACGTATGCTGCAGGAAGCAGTAGATGCCCTGCTGGATAACGGTCGTCGCGGTCGTGCGATCACCGGTTCTAACAAGCGTCCTCTGAAATCTTTGGCCGATATGATCAAAGGTAAACAGGGTCGTTTCCGTCAGAACCTGCTCGGTAAGCGTGTTGACTACTCCGGTCGTTCTGTTATCACCGTAGGTCCATACCTGCGTCTGCATCAGTGCGGTCTGCCGAAGAAAATGGCGCTGGAGCTGTTCAAACCGTTCATCTACGGCAAGCTGGAACTGCGTGGTCTTGCTACCACCATCAAAGCCGCCAAGAAAATGGTTGAGCGTGAAGAAGCTGTCGTTTGGGATATCCTGGACGAAGTTATCCGCGAACACCCGGTACTGCTGAACCGTGCACCAACACTGCACCGTTTGGGTATCCAGGCATTTGAACCGGTACTGATCGAAGGTAAAGCAATCCAGCTGCACCCGCTGGTTTGTGCGGCTTATAACGCCGACTTCGATGGTGACCAGATGGCAGTACACGTTCCGCTGACGCTTGAAGCTCAGCTGGAAGCGCGTGCGCTGATGATGTCTACCAACAACATTCTGTCTCCGGCGAACGGCGAACCAATCATCGTTCCGTCTCAGGACGTTGTACTGGGTCTGTACTACATGACCCGTGACTGTGTTAACGCCAAAGGCGAAGGCATGGTGCTGACTGGCCCGAAAGAAGCTGAGCGTATTTATCGCGCTGGCCTGGCCTCTCTGCATGCGCGTGTAAAAGTGCGTATCACCGAGTATGAAAAAGATGCACAGGGCGAATTCGTTGCGAAAACCAGCCTGATTGATACGACCATTGGTCGTGCGATCCTGTGGATGATCGTACCGAAAGGTCTGCCTTTCTCCATCGTCAACCAGGCGCTGGGCAAGAAAGCGATCTCCAAAATGCTGAACACCTGTTACCGCATTCTGGGCCTGAAACCGACCGTTATCTTTGCTGACCAGACGATGTACACCGGCTTTGCTTATGCAGCGCGTTCAGGTGCATCCGTTGGTATCGACGATATGGTGATCCCTGAGAAGAAAACTGAAATCATCAGCGAAGCGGAAGCGGAAGTTGCTGAAATTCAGGAACAGTTCCAGTCTGGTCTGGTAACTGCGGGCGAACGCTATAACAAAGTTATCGATATCTGGGCTGCGGCGAACGATCGTGTATCTAAAGCGATGATGGACAACCTGCAAACCGAAACCGTTATTAACCGTGACGGCGTCGAAGAGCAGCAGGTTTCCTTCAACAGCATTTACATGATGGCCGACTCCGGTGCGCGTGGTTCTGCGGCACAGATTCGTCAGCTGGCAGGTATGCGTGGTCTGATGGCGAAGCCGGATGGCTCCATCATCGAAACGCCGATCACCGCGAACTTCCGTGAAGGTCTGAACGTACTCCAGTACTTCATCTCCACGCACGGTGCGCGTAAAGGTCTGGCGGATACCGCACTGAAAACCGCGAACTCCGGTTATCTGACGCGTCGTCTGGTTGACGTTGCGCAGGATCTGGTGGTTACCGAAGACGATTGTGGCACCCTCGAAGGTATCACCATGACCCCGGTTATCGAGGGTGGTGATGTTAAAGAGCCGCTGCGCGATCGCGTTCTGGGTCGTGTGACCGCTGAAGACGTACTGAAACCAGGTACCGCGGACATTCTGGTTCCACGCAACACGCTGCTGCATGAGCAATGGTGTGACCTGCTGGAAGCGAACTCCGTAGACAGCGTGAAAGTGCGTTCCGTTGTATCCTGTGACACCGACTTTGGTGTATGTGCACACTGCTATGGTCGTGACCTGGCGCGTGGCCACATCATCAACAAAGGTGAAGCAATCGGCGTTATCGCGGCACAGTCCATCGGTGAGCCGGGTACACAGCTGACGATGCGTACGTTCCACATCGGTGGTGCGGCATCTCGTGCGGCTGCTGAATCCAGCATCCAAGTGAAAAACAAAGGTAGCATCCGTCTCAGCAACGCGAAATCGGTTGTGAACTCCAGCGGTAAACTGGTGGTGACCTCCCGTAACACCGAGCTGAAACTGATCGACGAATTCGGTCGTACCAAAGAAAGCTATAAAGTGCCTTACGGTGCGGTCATGGCGAAGGGTGATGGCGAGCAGGTTGCAGGCGGCGAAACCGTAGCAAACTGGGATCCGCACACCATGCCGGTTATCACCGAAGTAGCGGGTTATATCCGCTTCACCGATATGATCGACGGCCAGACGATTACTCGTCAGACCGACGAACTGACCGGTCTGTCTTCGCTGGTGGTTCTGGATTCTGCAGAACGTACCGCGGGCGGTAAAGATCTGCGTCCGGCGCTGAAAATCGTTGATGCCAACGGTAACGATGTTCTGATCCCTGGTACCGATATGCCAGCTCAGTACTTCCTGCCAGGTAAAGCGATTGTGCAGCTGGAAGACGGCGTACAGATCAGCGGTGGTGACACCCTGGCGCGTATTCCGATGGAATCCGGCGGTACTAAAGACATCACCGGTGGTCTGCCGCGTGTTGCTGACCTGTTCGAAGCACGTCGTCCGAAAGAGCCGGCAATCCTGGCTGAAATCAGCGGCATCATTTCCTTCGGTAAAGAAACCAAAGGGAAACGTCGTCTGGTTATCACCCCGGTTGATGGCAGCGAGCCGTACGAAGAGATGATACCGAAATGGCGTCAGCTCAACGTGTTTGAAGGTGAACGTGTAGAACGTGGTGATGTGGTTTCGGATGGTCCGGAAGCGCCGCACGACATTCTGCGTCTTCGTGGTGTTCACGCCGTTACGCGTTATATCACCAACGAAGTACAGGACGTTTACCGTCTGCAGGGCGTTAAGATCAACGATAAGCACATCGAAGTTATCGTGCGTCAGATGCTGCGTAAAGCCACCATCGAGAACGCAGGAAGCTCTGACTTCCTCGAAGGTGAGCAGGCTGAATACTCTCGCGTCAAGATCGCTAACCGCGAACTGGAAGCGAACGGCAAAATCGCAGCGACCTATGCTCGCGATCTGCTGGGTATCACCAAAGCGTCTCTGGCAACCGAGTCCTTCATCTCCGCGGCATCGTTCCAGGAGACCACTCGTGTGCTTACCGAAGCAGCCGTTGCGGGCAAACGCGACGAACTGCGCGGTCTGAAAGAGAACGTTATCGTGGGTCGTCTGATCCCGGCTGGTACCGGTTACGCGTACCATCAGGATCGTATGCGCCGTCGTGCTGCGGGTGAACTCCCGGCTGCACCGCAGGTGACTGCTGAAGACGCGTCTGCCAGCCTGGCAGAACTGCTGAACGCAGGCCTGGGCGGTTCTGACAACGAGTAA
- a CDS encoding PTS lactose/cellobiose transporter subunit IIA, with protein sequence MEDLETIIMELLVNAGAARSEALTALQLARQGDFAGAEAAMTESREYVKHAHKIQTQLIGLDEGEGKLPVNLITVHSQDHLMNAMVIQDLAGDMIELYRRLPPLN encoded by the coding sequence ATGGAAGATTTGGAAACTATCATCATGGAATTGCTGGTTAACGCGGGCGCAGCACGCAGCGAAGCGTTAACGGCGCTACAGCTGGCGCGTCAGGGGGATTTTGCAGGCGCTGAGGCCGCGATGACGGAGTCGCGGGAATACGTTAAGCATGCCCATAAAATCCAGACGCAGCTGATAGGTCTTGATGAAGGTGAAGGCAAATTGCCGGTGAATCTGATCACCGTGCATTCGCAGGATCATCTGATGAACGCCATGGTGATTCAGGATCTGGCCGGCGATATGATTGAACTGTATCGCCGTTTACCGCCTTTGAATTGA
- a CDS encoding PTS sugar transporter subunit IIB — protein MKNIVLCCAAGMSTSMLVQRMKDAAQKKGVEVTIKAVPVAEFKDNIATADIVLLGPQVKYELAKLQAQAEPLGKKVAVIDMMDYGMMKGDVVLEKALKLLE, from the coding sequence ATGAAAAACATCGTTTTATGCTGTGCTGCCGGTATGTCCACCAGCATGTTGGTTCAACGTATGAAAGATGCGGCGCAGAAAAAAGGCGTCGAGGTGACCATCAAAGCCGTTCCGGTGGCGGAGTTTAAGGACAATATCGCAACCGCCGATATTGTCCTGCTGGGACCCCAGGTGAAATATGAACTGGCCAAGCTTCAGGCGCAGGCTGAGCCGCTGGGCAAAAAGGTCGCCGTTATCGATATGATGGATTACGGCATGATGAAAGGTGATGTCGTACTGGAAAAAGCCCTTAAGCTGCTGGAGTGA
- the thiH gene encoding 2-iminoacetate synthase ThiH, producing MNTFTDRWRQLDWDDIRLRIHSKTARDVERALSATQLTREDMMALLSPAASAFLEPLAQRSQQLTRQRFGNTVSFYVPLYLSNLCANDCTYCGFSMSNRIKRKTLDDDEIARECAAIRQMGFEHILLVTGEHEKKTGMDYFRQQIPAIRRQFASLHMEVQPLSQAEYAELKALGLDGVMVYQETYHEGVYARHHLKGKKQDFFWRLETPDRLGRAGIDKIGLGALIGLSDDWRVDCFMVAEHLLWLQKQYWQSRYSISFPRLRPCTGGIEPASIMDERQLVQTLCAFRLFAPEVELSLSTRESPWFRDNVIPLAVNNVSAFSKTQPGGYADDHPELEQFAPHDGRRPQEVASALMRRGLQPVWKDWDSWLGRNL from the coding sequence ATGAATACCTTCACTGACCGCTGGCGGCAGCTGGACTGGGATGACATCCGCCTGCGTATTCACAGTAAAACCGCCCGGGACGTCGAACGGGCGCTCAGCGCCACGCAGCTCACCCGCGAGGATATGATGGCGCTGCTCTCCCCCGCCGCCAGCGCGTTTCTGGAGCCGCTGGCGCAACGTTCGCAGCAACTGACCCGCCAGCGTTTTGGCAACACGGTCAGTTTCTACGTGCCGCTGTATCTGTCAAACCTCTGTGCTAACGACTGCACTTACTGCGGCTTTTCGATGAGCAACCGCATTAAGCGCAAGACACTCGACGACGATGAGATCGCCCGCGAGTGCGCCGCCATCCGTCAGATGGGCTTTGAACACATTTTGCTGGTGACCGGCGAGCATGAAAAGAAAACCGGTATGGACTATTTCCGCCAGCAGATCCCGGCGATTCGCCGCCAGTTCGCCTCGCTGCATATGGAAGTGCAGCCGCTGTCGCAGGCGGAGTATGCGGAGCTGAAAGCGCTCGGCCTCGACGGTGTGATGGTGTATCAGGAGACTTATCATGAAGGGGTTTACGCCAGGCACCATCTGAAAGGCAAAAAGCAGGACTTCTTCTGGCGGCTGGAGACCCCGGACCGGCTGGGCCGCGCGGGTATCGATAAAATCGGGCTTGGCGCATTGATCGGTTTGTCGGATGACTGGCGGGTGGACTGCTTTATGGTGGCGGAGCATCTGCTGTGGCTGCAAAAACAGTACTGGCAGAGCCGCTATTCCATCTCTTTCCCGCGACTGCGCCCCTGCACCGGCGGTATTGAACCCGCCTCCATCATGGACGAACGCCAACTGGTACAAACCCTGTGCGCGTTTCGCCTGTTCGCGCCGGAGGTGGAACTGTCGCTGTCAACGCGGGAATCGCCCTGGTTCCGCGATAACGTGATCCCGCTGGCGGTGAACAACGTGAGTGCGTTTTCGAAAACGCAGCCCGGCGGCTATGCTGACGACCACCCGGAACTGGAGCAGTTCGCGCCCCATGACGGGCGTCGCCCGCAAGAGGTGGCAAGCGCGCTGATGCGTCGTGGTTTACAACCCGTATGGAAAGACTGGGACAGCTGGCTGGGGCGCAATTTGTAA
- the thiG gene encoding thiazole synthase: protein MLRIADKTFTSHLFTGTGKFASPALMMNAIRASGSQLVTLAMKRVDLRQRSDDLLAPLLEAGVTLLPNTSGAKNAEEAVFAAQLAREALGTNWLKLEIHPDPRWLLPDPIETLKAAEILVKQGFIVLPYCSADPVLCKRLEEAGCAAVMPLGAPIGSNQGLETRAMLEIIIAQAGVPVVVDAGIGAPSHAAQALEMGADAVLVNTAIAVADDPVKMAHAFRLAVEAGVLAREAVPGARHSFAQATSPLTGFLEAQP, encoded by the coding sequence ATGTTACGCATTGCTGATAAAACCTTTACTTCGCACCTTTTTACCGGGACGGGGAAATTCGCCTCACCCGCGCTGATGATGAACGCGATACGCGCCTCCGGTAGCCAGCTGGTCACCCTGGCGATGAAGCGCGTCGATTTGCGCCAGCGCAGCGATGACCTGCTGGCGCCGTTGCTGGAGGCCGGGGTGACGCTGTTGCCTAATACTTCCGGGGCAAAGAATGCCGAAGAAGCCGTGTTTGCCGCACAGCTGGCAAGGGAGGCGCTCGGCACAAACTGGCTGAAGCTGGAGATCCACCCGGATCCGCGTTGGCTATTGCCCGATCCCATCGAAACCCTGAAAGCCGCGGAGATTCTGGTAAAGCAGGGCTTTATCGTGCTGCCCTATTGCAGCGCCGATCCGGTGTTATGCAAACGGCTGGAGGAAGCGGGCTGCGCGGCGGTAATGCCGCTGGGCGCGCCTATCGGCTCCAATCAGGGGCTGGAAACCCGCGCGATGCTGGAAATCATCATCGCTCAGGCTGGCGTGCCCGTGGTGGTGGATGCCGGGATAGGCGCCCCCAGCCATGCGGCACAGGCGCTGGAAATGGGCGCGGATGCGGTGCTGGTGAATACCGCCATTGCCGTGGCTGACGATCCGGTGAAAATGGCTCATGCATTCCGCCTCGCCGTTGAAGCCGGCGTGCTGGCGCGTGAAGCGGTGCCGGGCGCCCGGCACTCCTTCGCACAGGCCACCAGCCCGCTGACCGGTTTTCTGGAGGCGCAGCCATGA
- the thiS gene encoding sulfur carrier protein ThiS, with amino-acid sequence MRILFNDEPMQCADALTVSALLTQLNQLTPGMALALNQHILPRDRWDQQLLQDGDRILLFQVIAGG; translated from the coding sequence ATGCGCATTCTGTTTAATGATGAGCCGATGCAGTGCGCCGACGCGCTGACCGTCAGCGCCCTGCTGACGCAGCTTAATCAGCTGACGCCTGGCATGGCGCTGGCGCTCAATCAGCACATCCTTCCCCGGGATCGCTGGGATCAACAACTGTTGCAGGACGGCGATCGGATCCTGCTTTTTCAGGTCATCGCCGGAGGCTGA
- the thiF gene encoding thiazole biosynthesis adenylyltransferase ThiF, with the protein MNDNDFMRYSRQILLEDIAIDGQQKLLASRVLIVGLGGLGSPAALYLAAAGVGTLALADDDAVHLSNLQRQILFTTEDINRPKSQAAAQRLQQLNPDTELIALNQRLAGDALHQEVARADVVLDCSDNMTTRQAINAACVANNTPLVSASAVGFGGQLMVLTPPWTQGCYRCLWPDDVEPERNCRTAGVIGPVVGVMGSLQALEAIKLLTGITPAQGELRLFDARSHHWRTITLQRAANCPACGGLHAHSV; encoded by the coding sequence ATGAATGACAATGATTTCATGCGCTACAGCCGCCAGATCCTGCTGGAAGACATCGCCATTGACGGGCAGCAAAAATTGCTTGCCAGCCGGGTGCTGATTGTCGGGCTTGGCGGGCTCGGCTCTCCGGCGGCGCTGTATCTGGCGGCGGCAGGCGTGGGAACGCTGGCGCTCGCCGATGACGACGCGGTGCACCTCAGTAATCTGCAACGGCAGATCCTCTTCACCACAGAGGATATTAATCGCCCAAAATCACAGGCCGCGGCGCAGCGCTTACAGCAGCTCAATCCGGACACTGAACTGATCGCCCTGAATCAGCGTTTAGCGGGCGATGCGCTGCATCAGGAAGTGGCCCGTGCCGATGTGGTGCTGGATTGTAGTGATAACATGACCACCCGTCAGGCGATTAATGCCGCCTGCGTGGCGAACAATACGCCGCTCGTCAGCGCAAGCGCGGTGGGCTTTGGCGGGCAGTTGATGGTGCTGACGCCGCCCTGGACGCAGGGCTGCTATCGCTGCCTGTGGCCGGATGACGTTGAGCCTGAACGCAACTGCCGCACTGCTGGCGTCATCGGGCCGGTGGTGGGCGTGATGGGCAGCCTGCAGGCGCTGGAAGCCATCAAGCTGTTAACCGGCATAACGCCTGCGCAAGGTGAACTGCGGCTGTTCGATGCCCGCAGCCATCACTGGCGCACCATCACCCTTCAGCGGGCGGCAAACTGCCCGGCGTGCGGAGGTCTGCATGCGCATTCTGTTTAA
- the thiE gene encoding thiamine phosphate synthase: protein MYQPDFPPVPFRLGLYPVVDSVTWIERLLGAGVRTLQLRIKDKRDEEVEADVIAAIALGRRYQARLFINDYWRLAIKHGAYGVHLGQEDLQDTDLAAIRAAGLRLGVSTHDDMEIDVALAAKPSYIALGHVFPTQTKQMPSAPQGLAQLAQHIARLKDYPTVAIGGISTERAPAVLATGVGSIAVVSAITAADDWQAATRQLLDLAGVGDE, encoded by the coding sequence ATGTACCAGCCTGATTTTCCGCCGGTACCCTTCCGGCTCGGACTTTATCCCGTGGTGGACAGCGTGACCTGGATCGAGCGTCTGCTCGGCGCCGGGGTGCGCACTCTGCAACTGCGCATCAAGGATAAGCGCGATGAGGAGGTGGAAGCCGATGTTATCGCCGCTATCGCCCTTGGCCGCCGCTATCAGGCGCGGCTGTTCATTAACGATTACTGGCGGCTGGCGATCAAACATGGCGCTTACGGCGTGCACCTTGGGCAGGAGGATTTACAGGACACCGATTTGGCGGCGATCCGCGCGGCAGGTTTACGCCTTGGCGTATCGACCCATGACGATATGGAAATCGACGTCGCGCTGGCGGCAAAACCGTCCTATATCGCCCTCGGCCATGTCTTCCCGACGCAAACCAAACAGATGCCTTCTGCCCCGCAGGGGCTGGCACAGCTGGCGCAGCATATCGCCCGGCTGAAAGATTATCCGACGGTCGCCATCGGCGGTATCAGCACTGAACGCGCGCCTGCGGTACTGGCGACCGGCGTGGGCAGCATCGCGGTGGTCAGCGCCATCACCGCTGCCGATGACTGGCAGGCGGCAACCCGGCAGTTGCTGGATCTGGCGGGGGTGGGCGATGAATGA
- the thiC gene encoding phosphomethylpyrimidine synthase ThiC, which produces MSATKPTRRQQREHAQRFIDTLEGTVFPGSRRIYIQGSQPDIRVPMREIQLSPTPVGGTKDAPRFEENEAIPVYDTSGPYGDPAITINVRQGLTRLRSPWIAARGATAGQCVTQLHYARQGIVTPEMEFIAIRENMGRERIRADVLRQQHTGEGFGARLPENITPEFVRDEVAAGRAIIPANINHPESEPMIIGRNFLVKVNANIGNSAVSSSIEEEVEKLVWATRWGADTVMDLSTGRNIHETREWILRNSPVPIGTVPVYQALEKVNGIAENLSWEVFRETLLEQAEQGVDYFTIHAGVLLRYVPMTAKRLTGIVSRGGSIMAKWCLSHHQENFLYERFRDICEICAAYDVSLSLGDGLRPGSIQDANDEAQFAELHTLGELTKIAWEYDVQVMIEGPGHVPMHMIRRNMTEQLEHCHEAPFYTLGPLTTDIAPGYDHFTSGIGAAMIGWFGCAMLCYVTPKEHLGLPNKEDVKQGLITYKIAAHAADLAKGHPGAQIRDNAMSKARFEFRWEDQFNLALDPFTARAYHDETLPQESGKVAHFCSMCGPKFCSMKISQEVRDFAAKQAVDAGMADKSNDFRARGGEIYLRQEEA; this is translated from the coding sequence ATGTCTGCCACTAAACCAACACGTCGCCAGCAACGCGAACACGCCCAGCGCTTTATCGATACTCTGGAAGGTACTGTCTTCCCCGGCTCCCGACGCATCTATATTCAGGGTTCACAGCCGGACATTCGCGTGCCCATGCGTGAAATTCAGCTCAGCCCGACGCCAGTCGGCGGCACTAAAGACGCGCCACGTTTTGAAGAAAACGAAGCGATCCCGGTGTATGACACCTCCGGTCCGTACGGCGATCCCGCCATTACTATTAACGTCCGGCAGGGGCTGACCAGGCTGCGAAGCCCGTGGATTGCAGCGCGTGGCGCGACGGCAGGCCAGTGCGTGACCCAGTTGCACTATGCCCGCCAGGGGATTGTCACGCCGGAGATGGAATTTATCGCCATCCGTGAAAACATGGGCCGCGAGCGCATTCGCGCTGATGTCCTGCGCCAGCAGCATACTGGCGAAGGCTTTGGCGCGCGCCTGCCGGAAAACATCACCCCTGAATTTGTACGTGATGAAGTGGCCGCCGGGCGCGCCATTATTCCCGCCAACATCAACCACCCCGAATCCGAGCCGATGATCATTGGCCGCAACTTCCTGGTAAAAGTAAACGCCAATATTGGTAATTCGGCGGTCAGCTCCTCCATCGAAGAGGAAGTGGAAAAGCTGGTGTGGGCCACGCGTTGGGGGGCTGACACCGTGATGGATCTCTCCACCGGCCGTAATATTCATGAAACCCGCGAATGGATCCTGCGCAACAGCCCGGTCCCCATCGGCACGGTGCCGGTTTATCAAGCGCTGGAGAAGGTCAACGGCATTGCGGAAAACTTAAGCTGGGAAGTATTCCGCGAAACGCTGCTGGAGCAGGCGGAACAGGGCGTCGATTACTTCACTATTCACGCCGGTGTGCTGCTGCGTTATGTGCCGATGACGGCAAAACGTCTGACGGGTATCGTTTCCCGTGGCGGCTCGATCATGGCGAAATGGTGCCTGTCCCATCATCAGGAAAATTTCCTTTACGAACGTTTCCGCGACATCTGCGAAATCTGCGCGGCCTATGACGTCTCCCTGTCGCTGGGGGACGGCCTGCGTCCCGGCTCCATTCAGGACGCTAACGACGAAGCGCAGTTTGCGGAACTGCACACCCTTGGCGAGCTGACGAAAATCGCCTGGGAGTACGACGTGCAGGTGATGATTGAAGGCCCCGGCCATGTGCCGATGCATATGATCCGCCGCAATATGACCGAACAGCTGGAGCACTGCCACGAAGCGCCTTTCTACACCCTCGGCCCGCTGACCACCGATATTGCGCCGGGCTACGACCATTTCACCTCCGGCATTGGCGCGGCGATGATCGGCTGGTTTGGCTGCGCGATGCTCTGTTACGTAACGCCAAAAGAGCACCTCGGCCTGCCGAACAAAGAGGACGTCAAACAGGGATTAATCACCTATAAGATCGCCGCTCACGCCGCCGATTTAGCCAAAGGCCATCCTGGGGCGCAGATCCGCGATAACGCCATGTCCAAAGCGCGCTTTGAATTCCGCTGGGAAGATCAGTTTAACCTCGCGCTCGATCCCTTCACCGCCCGCGCTTATCACGATGAGACGCTGCCGCAGGAGTCCGGCAAAGTGGCGCACTTCTGTTCGATGTGCGGCCCGAAATTCTGCTCGATGAAGATCAGCCAGGAAGTGCGCGACTTTGCGGCAAAGCAGGCGGTTGACGCCGGCATGGCAGATAAATCGAACGACTTCCGCGCCCGGGGCGGCGAAATCTATCTCCGGCAGGAGGAGGCGTAA
- a CDS encoding Rsd/AlgQ family anti-sigma factor yields the protein MLNQLQSLTERVGGSNKLVDHWLHVRKHLLVAYYDLVGIKPGRESFTELDEKALDDFCHSLVDYLSAGHFSIYERIISEMEGTSPLFAATQIYPLLEANTQQIMNYYDSSLENAIDDSNCIEFQHALSGIGEALAQRFTLEDQLIVLAFDFNLSESANDEAVTNNERDMARPA from the coding sequence ATGCTAAACCAGCTACAAAGCCTGACAGAGCGAGTGGGAGGAAGTAATAAACTTGTCGACCATTGGTTACATGTCCGTAAGCATCTGCTTGTTGCTTATTACGATCTGGTCGGCATTAAACCTGGCAGAGAATCCTTTACAGAACTCGATGAAAAAGCGCTGGATGATTTTTGCCATAGCCTGGTCGATTATCTTTCCGCTGGTCATTTTAGTATTTATGAACGCATTATCAGCGAAATGGAAGGGACCAGCCCACTTTTCGCCGCCACGCAGATCTATCCTCTGCTGGAAGCGAACACGCAGCAGATCATGAATTATTATGATTCCAGCCTGGAAAATGCCATTGATGACAGCAACTGCATTGAATTCCAGCATGCGCTGTCCGGCATTGGCGAAGCGCTGGCGCAACGCTTTACCCTTGAAGATCAATTGATCGTTCTGGCGTTCGACTTCAACCTTTCTGAAAGCGCCAACGACGAGGCAGTAACCAATAACGAGAGAGATATGGCTCGTCCTGCTTGA